The window ACTGGCAGAAGAATCGATCGAGGAGCACGTCTACCGGAAATTCCTGGGAGGGTATGGCCTGGGAGCCAAAATCCTGTACGATCGCATGTTGCCCAACACCGACCCTTTGAGCCCGGAAAACATCCTCGGCTTTGTTACCGGCCCTTTGACGGGGACGGGAGTCATTTCCAGCAGTCGATTCACCGTGGTGGCCAAATCCCCCCTCACCGGCTTATGGGGAGACGCCAACTGCGGGGGAACCTTCGGACCGCAACTGAAGCGCTCAGGGTACGATGCTATCTTCTTCACGGGCAAATCCACCAAGCCCGTTTATCTCTTTGTGGACAACGGCAAGGTGCAAATCAAGAGCGCCGAACACTTATGGGGCAAAGATGCCTATGAAACCGAGCAAGCCGTCAAAAAGGAGCTGTCCGATCGCGTTGCGGTGGCCTGTATCGGCCCAAGCGGTGAACAATGCTCCCGGATCGCCTGCATTATCAATGACATGGGGCGCGCGGCGGGAAGATCGGGACTCGGCGCGGTCATGGGATCAAAGAACCTCAAAGCCGTGGCCGTTAGCGGTAAACAGACCGTCACAGTGGCGGACCGGGACGCCATCAAGCGGCTGAATCGAAGCATCATGAAGGCCGTGCCCGTCAAGCCCTCTCGCTTGCAGCGCTTAATGACTAAAGCAGCTATGCCATTGATGCCTTTCCTGGCCAGACACAAGGTGTCCTTTCCCATGCCGACGTCAATGGTGGCGCAGACCTTTACCTATTATGGCACCTGCGGAGGACTGGCGGCTTCCGTGGCCTTGCAGGACTCTCCCATCAAAAACTGGAAAGGCGGGCAAAAAGACTTTCCCCTCGGCACAGCGTTAAAGATCAGCGATGATGCGGTGATCAAGTATGAGAAGCGAAAATATGGCTGCCAGGGATGCCCGGTCAAGTGCGGCGGGATCATGGAGCAGCGGACTGGCCCTTATGCCCTCCGGGAGGAATCGCACAAGCCGGAATACGAAACCCTGATTGCCTTTGGCGCGCTATGCCTGAACGACAATCTGGAGTCGATCATCCTGGCCAATGACATCTGCAACCGATACGGCCTTGATACTATATCCGCTGGTGCAGCCATCGCTTTTGCCATCGAGTGCTACGAGGAAGGTATTCTGACCCGCGATGATATCGGCATGGAGCTATCCTGGGGAGACCATCAGGCCATTCTCGCCCTGCTCCGGCTGATGTGTGAGAGGAAAGGTTTCGGCGATGTTCTGGCCGACGGGGTCAAGGTCGCCGCGGATAGAATCGGGAAAGGAGCGGAGCGATTTGCCATACATGTCGGCGGGCAGGAACTGCCGATGCACGATCCCAGATACACGCCGGGGTATGGAGCGACTTATATTCTCGATCCCACCCCGGCCAGGCACACCGCCGGAGGTGCGGCGGACAGCGAATTTGGACTGATCAGCCGGATGATCAATGTGCCCAAGATTTCCAAGACCGATTATGCCCGCAAGGGCAAGGTCCATGTTCCCCATGCCAGATTGCGGCAGATCGTAAACTGCAGCGGG is drawn from Dehalococcoidia bacterium and contains these coding sequences:
- a CDS encoding aldehyde ferredoxin oxidoreductase family protein; this encodes MANLFGYMGRILFVDLSTGQLAEESIEEHVYRKFLGGYGLGAKILYDRMLPNTDPLSPENILGFVTGPLTGTGVISSSRFTVVAKSPLTGLWGDANCGGTFGPQLKRSGYDAIFFTGKSTKPVYLFVDNGKVQIKSAEHLWGKDAYETEQAVKKELSDRVAVACIGPSGEQCSRIACIINDMGRAAGRSGLGAVMGSKNLKAVAVSGKQTVTVADRDAIKRLNRSIMKAVPVKPSRLQRLMTKAAMPLMPFLARHKVSFPMPTSMVAQTFTYYGTCGGLAASVALQDSPIKNWKGGQKDFPLGTALKISDDAVIKYEKRKYGCQGCPVKCGGIMEQRTGPYALREESHKPEYETLIAFGALCLNDNLESIILANDICNRYGLDTISAGAAIAFAIECYEEGILTRDDIGMELSWGDHQAILALLRLMCERKGFGDVLADGVKVAADRIGKGAERFAIHVGGQELPMHDPRYTPGYGATYILDPTPARHTAGGAADSEFGLISRMINVPKISKTDYARKGKVHVPHARLRQIVNCSGLCYFPTLMMAEYPIFELLNASTGWDLTPEEWLKSGERIQMHRHCFNLREGFTPGDFQLPPRAKGVPPFSYGPLKGVTLDEDA